From Pseudomonas sp. B21-028, one genomic window encodes:
- the dapD gene encoding 2,3,4,5-tetrahydropyridine-2,6-dicarboxylate N-succinyltransferase codes for MSTTLFSLAFGVGTQNRQGAWLEVFYAQPLLNPSADIVKAIAPILGYSEGNQAITFTTAQASQLAEALKGVDAAQAALLTRLAESHKPLVATLLAEDAQLSSTPEAYLKLHLLSHRLAKPHGLNLAGIFPLLPNVAWTSQGAIDLGELAEHQLEARLRGELLEVFSVDKFPKMTDYVVPAGVRIADAARIRLGAYVGEGTTVMHEGFVNFNAGTEGPGMIEGRVSAGVFVGKGSDLGGGCSTMGTLSGGGNIVIKVGEGCLIGANAGIGIPLGDRNTVESGLYVTAGTKVALLDENNQLVKVVKARDLAGQPDLLFRRNSETGAVECKTHKSAIELNEALHAHN; via the coding sequence ATGTCCACTACTCTGTTCAGCCTGGCCTTCGGCGTCGGCACCCAAAACCGTCAAGGCGCCTGGCTGGAAGTGTTCTACGCACAGCCACTGCTCAACCCGTCGGCCGACATCGTCAAGGCCATCGCGCCGATCCTGGGCTACAGCGAAGGCAACCAGGCCATCACCTTCACCACCGCCCAGGCCTCGCAACTGGCTGAGGCCCTCAAGGGTGTCGATGCCGCACAAGCCGCGTTGCTGACCCGCCTGGCCGAAAGCCACAAGCCGCTGGTCGCCACCCTGCTGGCTGAAGATGCGCAACTGAGCTCCACCCCCGAGGCCTACCTCAAGCTGCACCTGCTGTCCCATCGCCTGGCCAAGCCCCATGGCCTGAACCTGGCCGGCATTTTCCCGCTGCTGCCGAACGTGGCCTGGACCAGCCAGGGCGCGATCGACCTGGGCGAACTGGCCGAGCACCAGCTCGAAGCCCGTCTGCGCGGCGAGCTGCTGGAAGTGTTCTCGGTGGACAAGTTCCCGAAAATGACTGACTACGTGGTTCCGGCGGGCGTGCGTATCGCCGATGCCGCACGGATCCGCCTGGGCGCCTACGTGGGCGAAGGCACCACCGTGATGCACGAAGGTTTCGTCAACTTCAACGCCGGCACCGAAGGCCCGGGCATGATCGAAGGCCGTGTGTCGGCTGGCGTGTTCGTCGGCAAGGGCTCGGACCTGGGCGGCGGTTGCTCCACCATGGGCACCCTGTCGGGTGGCGGCAACATCGTGATCAAGGTCGGCGAAGGCTGCCTGATCGGCGCCAACGCCGGTATCGGTATTCCATTGGGCGACCGCAACACCGTGGAATCGGGCCTGTACGTGACCGCCGGTACCAAAGTGGCGTTGCTGGATGAAAACAACCAGTTGGTCAAGGTGGTCAAGGCTCGCGACCTGGCTGGCCAGCCCGACCTGCTGTTCCGCCGCAACTCCGAAACCGGCGCGGTGGAATGCAAGACCCACAAGTCGGCCATCGAGCTGAACGAAGCACTGCACGCGCATAACTAA
- the tcdA gene encoding tRNA cyclic N6-threonylcarbamoyladenosine(37) synthase TcdA: MSTEDPRFAGIARLYGLEGLERLRAAHVAIVGVGGVGSWAAEAIARCGVGEISLFDLDDVCVSNANRQLHALDSTVGKPKVEVMAERLRGINPDCTVHAVADFVTRDTMAEYITPNIDCVIDCIDSVNAKAALIAWCKRRKIQIITTGGAGGQIDPTLIQVCDLNRTFNDPLASKVRSTLRRDYGFSRTVTRHYSVPCVFSTEQLRYPKPDGSICLQKSFVGDGVKLDCAGGFGAVMMVTATFGMVAATKAVDKIVAGVRRPADRLKSGQ, translated from the coding sequence ATGAGTACAGAAGATCCACGGTTTGCCGGCATCGCCCGTTTGTATGGCCTCGAAGGCCTGGAGCGCCTGCGGGCGGCCCATGTGGCGATTGTCGGGGTGGGCGGGGTCGGTTCCTGGGCGGCGGAAGCCATTGCCCGGTGTGGCGTGGGCGAGATTTCGCTGTTCGACCTGGACGACGTCTGCGTCAGCAACGCCAACCGTCAATTGCACGCCCTGGACAGTACCGTCGGCAAACCCAAGGTCGAGGTGATGGCTGAGCGCCTGCGCGGGATCAATCCCGATTGCACGGTGCACGCCGTGGCGGATTTCGTCACCCGCGACACCATGGCCGAATACATCACGCCAAACATCGACTGCGTGATCGACTGCATCGACAGCGTCAACGCCAAGGCGGCGCTGATCGCCTGGTGCAAGCGCCGCAAGATCCAGATCATCACCACCGGCGGCGCGGGCGGGCAGATCGACCCGACGCTGATCCAGGTCTGCGACCTGAACCGTACCTTCAATGACCCGCTGGCTTCGAAAGTACGGTCCACCCTGCGCCGCGACTATGGGTTTTCCCGCACCGTGACCCGTCACTACAGCGTGCCCTGCGTATTTTCCACCGAGCAACTGCGCTACCCGAAACCCGACGGCAGCATCTGCTTGCAGAAGAGCTTTGTCGGCGACGGCGTGAAGCTCGACTGCGCCGGCGGGTTTGGCGCGGTGATGATGGTGACGGCGACGTTCGGCATGGTCGCAGCGACCAAGGCTGTGGATAAGATCGTGGCGGGTGTGCGGCGACCGGCGGACAGGCTAAAGAGCGGGCAGTAA
- a CDS encoding aminotransferase class V-fold PLP-dependent enzyme, giving the protein MLIPSPWRADFPAIAALQRQGQTYLDNAATTQKPQALLDALAHYYANGAANVHRAQHLPGAHATQAFENSRLKVSQWLNAGECGQIVFTHGATSALNLLAYGLEHLLNPGDEIVISALEHHANLLPWQQLAERRSLTLVVLPLDTHGVIDLDAATNLIGPRTRLLAVSQLSNVLGTWQPLPTLLALAKAQGALTVIDGAQGVVHGRHDVQALGCDFYVFSSHKLYGPEGLGVLFGRNEALHNLRHWQFGGEMVQQADYHSATFRPAPLGFEAGTPPIASVIGLGATLDYLSGLDAQALADHEAALHDYLLHGLLARNGVRLVGNPRLALVSFMVDGVHNADLAHLLTEQGVAVRAGHHCAMPLFKHLQLSGAIRVSLALYNDSADIERFFEALDQALEMLR; this is encoded by the coding sequence ATGTTGATTCCATCCCCCTGGCGTGCCGATTTCCCGGCCATCGCCGCCCTGCAACGGCAAGGCCAGACCTACCTGGACAACGCCGCCACCACGCAAAAACCCCAAGCCCTGCTGGACGCCCTGGCGCATTACTACGCCAACGGCGCGGCCAACGTGCACCGTGCGCAACACCTGCCCGGTGCCCATGCCACCCAGGCGTTCGAAAACAGTCGCCTCAAGGTGTCGCAATGGCTCAATGCGGGGGAATGCGGGCAGATCGTGTTTACCCACGGCGCCACGTCGGCACTGAATCTCCTGGCCTACGGGTTGGAACACCTGCTCAATCCAGGCGATGAAATCGTCATCAGCGCCCTGGAGCACCACGCCAACCTGCTGCCCTGGCAGCAACTGGCCGAGCGCCGCTCGTTGACGCTGGTGGTGTTGCCCCTCGACACCCACGGGGTGATCGACCTGGATGCCGCCACCAACCTGATTGGCCCGCGTACGCGCTTGCTGGCGGTGAGCCAACTGTCCAACGTTCTTGGCACCTGGCAACCCTTGCCGACGCTATTGGCACTGGCCAAGGCCCAGGGCGCCTTGACCGTCATCGACGGCGCCCAGGGTGTGGTCCACGGCCGCCATGACGTGCAGGCCCTGGGCTGCGATTTCTATGTATTTTCCAGCCACAAGCTCTACGGGCCCGAAGGGCTGGGCGTGCTGTTCGGCCGCAACGAAGCGCTCCACAACCTGCGTCATTGGCAGTTCGGCGGCGAAATGGTGCAGCAGGCTGACTACCACAGCGCCACGTTCCGCCCGGCGCCCCTGGGTTTCGAAGCAGGCACTCCGCCGATCGCCAGCGTGATCGGCCTGGGGGCGACCCTGGATTACTTGTCCGGCCTCGACGCACAAGCGCTGGCGGACCATGAAGCAGCCCTGCACGACTACCTGCTCCACGGCCTGCTGGCGCGCAACGGCGTACGCCTGGTGGGCAATCCACGGCTGGCGCTGGTCAGTTTCATGGTAGACGGCGTGCACAACGCCGACTTGGCCCATCTGCTGACCGAACAAGGCGTTGCCGTGCGCGCTGGACATCACTGCGCCATGCCGCTGTTCAAACATTTGCAGTTATCGGGCGCGATCCGGGTGTCGCTGGCGTTGTACAACGACTCCGCCGATATCGAGCGTTTCTTCGAAGCCCTCGACCAGGCCCTGGAGATGCTGCGATGA
- a CDS encoding DUF6124 family protein, with product MTKETPNPPKPASTFPYGDYAPEKLQEAADRALDHYLKPDDSESAPESSTQLFIVADSVDTETLLANLSETLASANAMLSDLAFDLAGSRRHVALGVVQMIELGALLADKALDRVEVRV from the coding sequence ATGACCAAAGAAACGCCGAATCCTCCAAAACCAGCCTCCACCTTCCCCTACGGCGACTACGCCCCCGAAAAGCTGCAAGAAGCTGCTGATCGTGCGCTGGATCATTACCTCAAGCCTGACGACAGCGAGTCAGCCCCTGAATCCTCGACGCAGTTGTTCATTGTGGCGGACAGTGTCGACACCGAAACTCTGCTAGCCAACCTCAGCGAAACCCTGGCCTCGGCCAATGCCATGCTGAGTGATCTGGCTTTCGATCTGGCCGGTTCGCGGCGGCATGTGGCGTTGGGGGTGGTGCAGATGATCGAGTTGGGGGCACTGCTGGCGGACAAGGCTTTGGACCGGGTAGAGGTTCGGGTCTGA
- the dapE gene encoding succinyl-diaminopimelate desuccinylase: MTAHADLSPTLQLACDLIRRPSVTPVDADCQKLMMQRLGDAGFKLEPMRIEDVDNFWASHGKHDGPVLCFAGHTDVVPTGPVQAWQLDPFDAVIDDQGMLCGRGAADMKGSLAAMVVAAERFVADYPEHKGSITFLITSDEEGPAHHGTKAVVERLKARQERLDWCIVGEPSSTTLVGDVVKNGRRGSLGANLTVRGKQGHVAYPHLAKNPIHLAAPALAELAAEHWDHGNDFFPPTSFQISNLNAGTGATNVIPGDLVAVFNFRFSTESTVEGLQQRVADILDKHQLDWHIDWALSGLPFLTEPGALLDAVSSSIKDVTGRETQASTSGGTSDGRFIATMGTQVVELGPVNATIHQVNERVLAADLDVLTEIYYKTLIKLLA, from the coding sequence ATGACGGCCCACGCCGACCTCTCGCCGACCCTGCAACTCGCCTGCGACCTGATCCGCCGTCCGTCCGTGACGCCAGTGGATGCCGATTGCCAGAAACTGATGATGCAGCGCCTGGGCGATGCGGGTTTCAAGCTCGAGCCGATGCGCATCGAGGATGTGGATAACTTCTGGGCCAGCCATGGCAAGCACGACGGTCCGGTGCTGTGCTTCGCCGGGCACACCGACGTGGTGCCGACCGGCCCGGTGCAGGCCTGGCAGCTCGATCCGTTCGACGCGGTCATCGACGACCAGGGCATGCTCTGTGGCCGTGGCGCGGCCGACATGAAGGGCAGCCTCGCGGCGATGGTGGTGGCGGCCGAGCGGTTCGTCGCCGACTACCCGGAGCATAAGGGTTCGATCACGTTCCTGATCACCAGTGATGAGGAAGGCCCGGCCCACCACGGCACCAAGGCCGTGGTCGAGCGCCTCAAGGCCCGTCAGGAGCGCCTGGACTGGTGCATCGTCGGCGAACCGTCGAGCACCACCCTGGTGGGCGACGTGGTCAAGAACGGCCGTCGCGGCTCCCTCGGTGCGAATCTGACCGTGCGCGGCAAGCAAGGTCACGTGGCCTATCCGCACCTGGCGAAGAACCCGATCCACCTGGCGGCTCCGGCACTGGCGGAACTGGCAGCCGAGCATTGGGACCATGGCAACGATTTCTTCCCGCCCACCAGTTTCCAGATCTCCAACCTCAACGCCGGCACCGGCGCGACCAACGTGATCCCCGGTGACCTGGTGGCGGTGTTCAACTTCCGCTTCTCCACCGAGTCCACCGTCGAAGGCCTGCAACAGCGTGTCGCCGACATTCTCGACAAGCATCAACTGGACTGGCACATCGACTGGGCCCTGTCCGGCCTGCCGTTCCTCACCGAACCGGGCGCGCTGCTGGACGCCGTGTCGTCGAGCATCAAGGACGTGACCGGTCGCGAAACCCAGGCCTCCACCAGCGGCGGCACATCCGACGGTCGTTTCATCGCCACCATGGGCACCCAAGTGGTAGAACTGGGGCCGGTCAACGCGACCATTCACCAGGTCAACGAACGCGTGCTGGCGGCCGATCTCGATGTACTCACCGAGATCTACTACAAGACGCTGATCAAGTTGCTCGCCTGA
- a CDS encoding putative RNA methyltransferase: MLACPICSEPLNAVDNGVACPAGHRFDRARQGYLNLLPVQHKNSRDPGDNQAMVEARRDFLNAGHYAPVARRLAELAAERNPGRWLDIGCGEGYYTAQIADALPDADGYALDISREAVKRACKRNPQLTWLIASMARVPLADGCCQFLASVFSPLDWQEAKRLLSPGGGLMKVGPTRGHLMELRERLYDEVREYTDDKHLALVPPGMALEHSETLEFKLVLEHGQDRANLLAMTPHGWRASAERRASVIEQAEPFEVTVSMRYDYFVLQ, translated from the coding sequence ATGCTCGCGTGTCCGATCTGCAGTGAACCGCTGAACGCGGTGGATAACGGCGTGGCCTGCCCGGCCGGGCATCGGTTCGACCGCGCCCGCCAGGGCTACCTGAACCTGTTGCCGGTGCAACACAAGAACAGCCGCGACCCCGGCGACAACCAGGCGATGGTCGAAGCCCGCCGCGACTTCCTCAACGCCGGACACTACGCCCCCGTCGCCCGCCGCCTGGCCGAACTGGCGGCTGAGCGTAACCCCGGCCGCTGGCTGGACATCGGCTGTGGCGAGGGCTATTACACCGCGCAGATCGCCGACGCGCTGCCCGATGCCGATGGTTATGCCCTGGATATTTCCCGCGAGGCGGTCAAGCGCGCCTGCAAACGCAATCCACAGCTGACCTGGTTGATCGCCAGTATGGCGCGGGTGCCGCTGGCGGACGGCTGCTGCCAGTTCCTGGCGAGCGTGTTCAGTCCACTGGACTGGCAAGAGGCCAAGCGTTTGCTCAGCCCCGGTGGTGGCCTGATGAAAGTTGGCCCCACCCGCGGCCACCTGATGGAGTTGCGCGAACGCCTGTACGACGAAGTGCGCGAGTACACCGATGACAAGCATCTAGCCCTGGTGCCTCCGGGCATGGCGCTGGAGCACAGCGAAACCCTGGAATTCAAGCTGGTCCTCGAACACGGCCAGGACCGCGCCAACCTGCTGGCGATGACGCCCCACGGCTGGCGCGCCAGTGCCGAGCGCCGCGCCAGCGTGATCGAGCAGGCTGAGCCGTTCGAAGTCACGGTGTCGATGCGCTACGATTATTTCGTTCTTCAATAA
- a CDS encoding ArsC family reductase produces MTDSSKTLHLFGIKACDTMKKARTWLDEHAVRYDFHDYKTAGIDREHLTQWCDEHGWQVVLNRAGTTFRKLDDERKADLDQSKAIELMLAQPSMIKRPVLDLGDRTLIGFKPDIYAAEIK; encoded by the coding sequence TTGACCGATTCAAGCAAAACGTTGCACCTTTTCGGCATCAAAGCCTGTGACACCATGAAAAAGGCGCGCACCTGGCTCGATGAGCATGCTGTGCGCTACGACTTTCACGACTACAAGACCGCCGGCATCGACCGTGAGCACCTGACCCAATGGTGCGACGAGCATGGCTGGCAAGTGGTGTTGAACCGTGCTGGTACGACCTTTCGCAAGCTCGACGACGAACGCAAAGCCGATCTCGACCAGTCGAAAGCCATCGAACTGATGCTTGCTCAACCCTCGATGATCAAGCGCCCGGTGCTCGATCTCGGTGACCGAACCCTGATTGGCTTCAAGCCAGATATCTATGCGGCAGAAATCAAGTAA
- a CDS encoding cold-shock protein, producing MAARETGNVKWFNDAKGYGFIQREGGADVFVHYRAIRGEGHRSLTEGQQVEYAVVEGQKGLQAEDVVGL from the coding sequence ATGGCTGCACGCGAGACCGGCAATGTGAAGTGGTTCAATGACGCCAAGGGATACGGCTTCATCCAGCGCGAAGGCGGGGCGGATGTGTTCGTGCATTACCGCGCGATCCGCGGCGAAGGCCACCGTTCGTTGACCGAAGGCCAACAGGTCGAATACGCGGTGGTGGAAGGGCAGAAGGGCTTGCAGGCTGAGGATGTGGTGGGGTTGTAA
- a CDS encoding SufE family protein gives MNLPADAATALHIFQDASGWEQRVRLLMQWGERLPPLSEADKCDANLVNGCESQVWLVGQLQDGHWQFAAGSDARLIRGLVALLLARVNGLSAEELQQVDLPEWFNQLGLSRQLSPSRSNGLNAVLQRMRQLVQ, from the coding sequence ATGAACCTGCCGGCCGATGCCGCCACGGCGCTGCACATTTTCCAAGACGCCTCAGGCTGGGAACAACGCGTCCGACTGCTGATGCAATGGGGCGAACGCCTGCCGCCCTTGAGCGAGGCAGACAAATGCGACGCCAACCTGGTGAATGGCTGTGAAAGCCAGGTATGGCTGGTGGGCCAATTGCAGGACGGACACTGGCAGTTTGCTGCCGGCAGCGATGCGCGATTGATTCGCGGGTTGGTGGCGCTGTTGCTGGCGCGGGTCAATGGATTGTCGGCCGAAGAGTTGCAGCAGGTGGATTTGCCGGAATGGTTCAATCAGTTGGGGTTGTCGCGACAGCTGTCGCCGTCGCGCAGCAATGGCTTGAATGCGGTGTTGCAGCGGATGCGCCAACTGGTGCAATGA
- the plsB gene encoding glycerol-3-phosphate 1-O-acyltransferase PlsB, translating into MTRSPFRRLVFGTLRRLLYLWVRSETINQSSFTLNLDRSRPVFYVLQDPSLTDLAVLDTECTKAGLPRPVLPVSVGNLLEPAAFFYLTPAPDWLGRQDKRGAPPTLTRLVNVLTHDAAEDAQIIPVSVFWGQSPDSESSPWKLLFADSWAVTGRLRRLLSIMILGRKTRVQFSAPIHLQELIEHDKGHERTVRMAQRILRVHFRNLKAAVIGPDLSHRRNLVKGLVNQPLVKQAIADEAEREKISAEKAKALALRYGNEIASDYTYTAIRFLEVVLSWFWNKIYDGIKVNNIEGVQDIAPGHEVIYVPCHRSHIDYLLLSYLLFRNGLTPPHIAAGINLNMPVIGSLLRRGGAFFMRRTFKGNPLYTAVFNEYLHTLFTKGFPVEYFVEGGRSRTGRMLQPKTGMLAITLRSFLRSSRTPIVFVPVYIGYERVLEGRTYLGELRGASKKKESIFDIFKVIGALKQRFGQVAVNFGEPIKLAEFLDGEQPDWRQQELGPQFKPAWLNATTHRLGERVARNLNEAAAINPVNLVALALLSTSRLALDDQAMARVLDLYLALLRKVPYSPHTTLPEGDGRALIEHVKGMDLLSEQNDALGKILYLDEQNAVLMTYYRNNVLHIFALPALLASFFQSASRMSREQILRYTHALYPYLQSELFIRWSLEQLDEVIDQWLEAFVEQGLLRFENDLYLRPAPSSRHFVLLTLLSKSIAQALQRFYMTVSLLLNSGQNSISAEELEDLCTVMAQRLSILHGLNAPEFFDKTLFRHFIQTMLDLDVLRRDEAGKLSYHELLGELAEGAAKRVLPAEIRLSIRQVALHRSEDAADQVAPVTQD; encoded by the coding sequence ATGACCCGCTCCCCGTTCCGCCGTCTTGTGTTTGGCACCCTGCGCCGGCTGTTGTACCTCTGGGTTCGCTCAGAGACGATCAACCAGTCGTCCTTTACCCTCAACCTCGACCGCAGTCGTCCGGTGTTCTACGTCCTGCAAGATCCTTCGCTCACTGACCTGGCGGTACTCGACACCGAGTGCACCAAAGCCGGCCTGCCCCGCCCGGTATTGCCGGTGTCGGTGGGCAACCTGCTGGAACCGGCGGCGTTCTTCTACCTGACGCCGGCGCCGGATTGGCTCGGGCGCCAGGACAAGCGCGGCGCGCCACCGACCCTGACGCGACTGGTCAACGTATTGACCCACGACGCCGCCGAAGACGCGCAGATCATTCCGGTCAGTGTGTTCTGGGGCCAGTCGCCCGACAGCGAGTCCAGCCCGTGGAAACTGCTGTTCGCCGACAGCTGGGCCGTCACCGGACGCCTGCGTCGCCTGTTGAGCATCATGATCCTGGGACGCAAGACCCGCGTGCAGTTTTCCGCGCCTATCCACTTGCAGGAACTGATCGAGCACGACAAAGGCCACGAACGCACCGTGCGCATGGCTCAGCGGATCCTGCGGGTGCATTTCCGCAACCTGAAGGCGGCGGTCATCGGCCCCGACCTTTCTCATCGACGCAACCTGGTCAAGGGCCTGGTGAACCAGCCCTTGGTCAAGCAAGCGATTGCCGACGAGGCCGAGCGGGAAAAAATCTCGGCGGAAAAAGCCAAGGCCCTGGCCCTGCGCTACGGCAACGAAATCGCCTCGGATTACACCTACACCGCCATTCGCTTCCTGGAAGTGGTGCTGAGCTGGTTCTGGAACAAGATCTACGATGGCATCAAGGTCAACAATATCGAAGGCGTGCAGGACATCGCCCCGGGCCATGAAGTCATTTATGTGCCGTGCCACCGCAGCCACATCGACTACCTGCTGCTGTCGTACCTGCTGTTTCGCAATGGCCTGACCCCGCCGCATATCGCCGCCGGCATCAACCTCAACATGCCGGTGATCGGCAGCCTGCTGCGCCGTGGCGGGGCGTTCTTCATGCGCCGCACCTTCAAGGGCAACCCGCTCTACACCGCGGTGTTCAATGAGTACCTGCACACATTGTTCACCAAGGGCTTTCCGGTGGAGTACTTCGTCGAGGGCGGTCGTTCGCGCACCGGACGCATGCTGCAACCCAAGACCGGCATGCTCGCCATCACCCTGCGCAGCTTCCTGCGTTCATCGCGCACGCCCATCGTGTTCGTACCGGTGTACATCGGCTATGAGCGGGTGCTGGAAGGCCGTACCTACCTGGGTGAATTGCGCGGGGCCAGCAAGAAGAAGGAATCGATCTTCGACATCTTCAAGGTCATTGGTGCCCTCAAGCAACGCTTCGGCCAGGTGGCGGTGAACTTCGGCGAACCGATCAAACTGGCCGAGTTCCTTGATGGCGAACAGCCGGATTGGCGCCAGCAGGAGCTGGGGCCGCAGTTCAAGCCGGCCTGGCTCAACGCGACCACCCATCGCCTGGGTGAGCGCGTGGCCCGGAACCTGAACGAAGCCGCCGCCATCAACCCGGTCAATCTCGTGGCCCTGGCGCTGCTGTCCACCAGCCGCCTGGCACTCGACGATCAGGCCATGGCCCGGGTGCTGGACCTGTACCTGGCGTTGCTGCGCAAGGTACCGTATTCGCCCCACACCACATTGCCCGAGGGGGACGGCCGGGCGTTGATCGAACATGTGAAAGGCATGGACCTGCTGTCGGAACAGAACGATGCCCTGGGCAAGATCCTGTACCTGGATGAGCAGAATGCGGTGCTGATGACCTACTACCGCAACAACGTGCTGCACATCTTCGCCCTGCCGGCGTTGCTGGCGAGCTTCTTCCAGAGCGCTTCGCGCATGAGCCGCGAGCAGATCCTGCGCTACACCCACGCCTTGTACCCGTACCTGCAATCGGAGTTGTTCATTCGCTGGTCGCTGGAACAACTGGACGAGGTGATCGACCAGTGGCTCGAAGCATTCGTCGAACAGGGCCTGCTGCGTTTCGAAAATGACTTGTACCTGCGTCCGGCCCCGAGTTCGCGGCACTTCGTGCTGCTGACCCTGCTGTCCAAGAGCATCGCCCAGGCCCTGCAACGCTTTTACATGACTGTCTCGCTGCTGCTCAACAGTGGCCAGAACAGCATCAGCGCCGAAGAGCTGGAAGACCTCTGCACCGTCATGGCCCAGCGCCTGTCGATCCTGCATGGCCTGAACGCACCGGAATTCTTCGACAAGACCCTGTTCCGCCATTTCATCCAGACGATGCTGGACCTCGACGTTCTGCGCAGGGACGAAGCAGGCAAGCTAAGCTATCACGAGCTGCTGGGCGAACTGGCCGAAGGCGCCGCCAAACGGGTGCTGCCGGCGGAGATTCGTTTGTCGATCCGCCAGGTGGCGTTGCATCGCAGTGAAGATGCGGCGGATCAGGTTGCTCCGGTGACCCAGGACTGA
- a CDS encoding IS110 family transposase gives MAMPIAITQPIVGVDVAKDELVIYHAESDRLETIPNTKAAIKKWLKALPAPVDVAIEATNTYHQEFADLAYAQGCVIYIIDGYELSHYRKGVKVRAKTDALDARLLARYLNNEGHLLHPWVPPSPLYCRLISLFRRRAALVQARVSLKQSWANEPLLEAAFKSQINAMQRLETLLEKTIQTQLEQAGLAHQLKRCMKVEGIGLLSGARLIASFQRGDFRNADAFIAFLGLDLRIADSGKKKGRRCLSKRGDPEARRLMHNAAMSASRTAAWRGFYEALRARGLSTTQALVALARKLARVVFALLKNQSEYLPKCI, from the coding sequence ATGGCAATGCCCATCGCCATCACCCAGCCAATCGTAGGTGTCGATGTCGCCAAGGATGAGTTGGTGATTTATCACGCCGAATCTGACCGGCTCGAAACAATCCCCAACACCAAAGCTGCGATCAAGAAATGGCTCAAGGCATTGCCCGCACCGGTGGATGTTGCCATTGAAGCGACCAATACCTATCACCAGGAGTTCGCCGATCTGGCCTATGCGCAAGGTTGTGTGATCTACATAATCGACGGTTACGAGCTCAGTCATTACCGCAAGGGCGTGAAAGTTCGCGCGAAAACAGATGCGCTGGATGCTCGCTTGCTGGCCCGCTACTTAAACAACGAAGGCCACCTGTTGCACCCTTGGGTCCCGCCATCACCCCTTTATTGCCGACTTATAAGCCTTTTCCGGCGCCGCGCAGCTCTGGTTCAGGCGCGTGTCAGCCTCAAACAGAGCTGGGCGAACGAGCCATTGCTCGAAGCGGCTTTCAAAAGCCAGATAAACGCTATGCAAAGACTGGAAACCCTGCTCGAAAAAACCATTCAGACGCAGTTGGAACAAGCCGGTTTGGCTCATCAGCTCAAGCGTTGCATGAAAGTCGAAGGCATCGGCTTGTTGAGTGGTGCTCGTTTAATCGCGTCGTTTCAGCGTGGGGACTTCAGGAATGCCGATGCTTTCATCGCTTTTCTGGGCTTGGATTTGCGCATAGCGGACTCGGGGAAAAAGAAAGGGCGCCGTTGCTTGTCTAAACGAGGTGATCCAGAGGCGCGTCGCTTGATGCACAACGCCGCGATGTCGGCGAGCCGCACCGCGGCGTGGAGGGGATTTTATGAGGCCCTAAGGGCTCGAGGACTTAGCACAACCCAAGCACTGGTAGCACTGGCCCGCAAACTTGCGCGAGTGGTATTCGCTCTGTTGAAGAACCAGAGCGAATACCTACCAAAATGCATCTAG